In the genome of Magnolia sinica isolate HGM2019 chromosome 2, MsV1, whole genome shotgun sequence, one region contains:
- the LOC131237882 gene encoding protein neprosin-like, with amino-acid sequence MLNSFFYWVALFGSGDGCCRTKTRNLCSLVHHTTTTRQPHQCIQQIQTALEQKTHQNSSNMASSSSKISSIIPIFVGFLLVVSISPVSSAIASESVDPLPSNQTFWTGRQLQKMKWVRDHLKKINKPPLKTIQSPDGDLIDCVLSNQQPAFDHPKLKGQMPMDPPERPKGHDGTDSMPESFQWWRISGESCPEGTIPIRRTSEIDVLRASSVGRFGRKPVRRAVRRDSSSSSHEHAVGYVTGDQYYGAKASLNVWAPRVNNPNEFSLSQMWVISGSFGNDLNTIEAGWQVSPELYGDNYARFFTYWTSDAYRATGCYNLLCSGFVQTNSRIAIGAAINPTSVYNGGQFDITLLVWKDPKHGHWWLEFGSGLLVGYWPSFLFSHLANRASMVQFGGEIVNTQPSGFHTSTQMGSGHFAGEGFRRASYFRNLQVVDWDNNLLPASNFQVTADHSNCYDIRPGRNGVWGNYFYYGGPGRNVRCP; translated from the exons ATGTTGAATAGCTTCTTCTATTGGGTGGCTTTGTTTGGGAGTGGAGATGGATGTTGCAGGACAAAAACAAGGAATCTCTGCTCTCTTGTTCAtcacacaacaacaacaagacAACCACATCAATGCATACAACAAATACAAACAGCTCTAGAACAAAAAACACACCAAAATTCTTCAAACATGGCCTCTAGCTCTTCCAAGATCTCCTCAATCATTCCCATCTTTGTTGGGTTTCTCCTTGTTGTTTCTATTAGTCCTGTTTCGTCGGCAATTGCTTCGGAATCTGTCGATCCATTACCATCAAATCAGACCTTCTGGACGGGCCGCCAATTGCAGAAGATGAAGTGGGTCAGAGACCATCTAAAGAAGATCAATAAGCCTCCACTCAAAACAATTCAG AGTCCTGATGGTGATCTGATTGATTGTGTTCTATCTAATCAACAACCAGCTTTCGATCATCCGAAATTGAAAGGACAGATGCCAATG GATCCACCAGAGAGGCCAAAAGGCCACGACGGGACGGATTCAATGCCCGAAAGCttccaatggtggagaatttCAGGAGAATCTTGTCCCGAAGGAACGATTCCGATCAGAAGAACATCAGAGATTGATGTTCTTAGAGCGAGTTCAGTTGGGAGGTTTGGAAGAAAACCAGTACGACGAGCAGTAAGACGCGATTCGTCAAGCAGTAGCCATGAG CATGCAGTTGGGTATGTGACGGGAGATCAGTACTATGGCGCAAAGGCAAGCTTAaacgtgtgggccccacgtgtgaatAATCCCAATGAATTCAGCTTATCACAGATGTGGGTCATCTCAGGATCGTTCGGCAATGATCTCAACACCATTGAAGCTGGATGGCAG GTCAGCCCAGAATTATATGGAGATAATTATGCTAGGTTCTTCACATATTGGACG TCAGATGCATATCGAGCGACCGGATGCTACAACCTCTTGTGCTCGGGGTTTGTCCAAACAAATAGCAGAATCGCTATCGGGGCGGCGATCAACCCAACATCGGTTTACAACGGCGGGCAATTCGACATCACTTTGTTGGTGTGGAAg GATCCAAAACATGGACATTGGTGGCTGGAATTTGGGTCGGGTCTATTGGTCGGGTACTGGCCGTCGTTCTTGTTCAGCCACTTAGCGAACCGGGCTAGCATGGTGCAATTCGGAGGCGAAATAGTGAACACTCAACCGTCGGGATTCCACACATCGACGCAGATGGGCAGTGGCCACTTCGCCGGGGAAGGGTTCCGGAGAGCGTCGTATTTTCGGAATTTGCAAGTTGTCGATTGGGATAATAACTTGCTTCCGGCGTCCAATTTCCAAGTAACGGCCGATCATTCAAATTGCTACGATATTCGGCCGGGGAGAAATGGTGTTTGGGGGAATTATTTTTACTATGGTGGGCCAGGAAGGAATGTGAGATGTCCATGA